Proteins encoded together in one Thermomonospora curvata DSM 43183 window:
- a CDS encoding TrmH family RNA methyltransferase — MSAARAGGPSPALRVVPRRELRRKRRPRPHSCWNFLIVAPLWPLHGANLGTLLRTCDAVGACLAVPRLPWVPEALRRGNTLRHRACVHWTGDPCAWLLKRRAEGFRVLGVEVAEGAVRLADLPPARTPTIAVLGHESRGIPDEALDLLDAAVEIPMVGTGHSLNVAVAGSLVLYKLAGLV, encoded by the coding sequence ATGAGCGCCGCACGGGCCGGCGGGCCCTCCCCGGCTCTGCGCGTGGTGCCCCGCCGTGAACTGCGCCGCAAACGGCGGCCGCGTCCGCACTCGTGCTGGAATTTTCTGATCGTCGCTCCGCTGTGGCCGCTGCACGGCGCCAATCTGGGAACGCTGCTGCGGACCTGTGACGCGGTCGGCGCCTGCCTGGCGGTGCCGCGCCTGCCGTGGGTGCCCGAGGCGCTGCGGCGCGGCAACACCCTGCGCCACCGGGCGTGCGTGCACTGGACCGGCGACCCGTGCGCCTGGCTGCTGAAGCGGCGCGCCGAAGGGTTTCGCGTGCTGGGGGTGGAAGTGGCCGAGGGCGCGGTGCGGCTGGCCGACCTGCCGCCGGCGCGCACCCCCACGATCGCGGTGCTCGGGCATGAGAGCCGCGGCATCCCCGATGAGGCGCTGGACCTGCTGGATGCGGCGGTGGAGATCCCGATGGTGGGCACCGGGCACAGCCTGAACGTGGCGGTGGCCGGCTCCCTGGTGCTCTACAAGCTGGCCGGTCTGGTGTGA
- a CDS encoding PAC2 family protein, protein MVEFENVPELVDPVLVAAFEGWNDAGEAASGVIRHLEAAWQAAPVAELDPEDYYDFQVTRPTIELTDEGVRSITWPTTRILWARPEGSPRDVVLIRGIEPNFRWRSFCAELLEVLQRLGVRAAVLLGALLADSPHTRPVPVSGSASGATVAEQLNLEPSRYEPSSYEGPTGILGVLQDALGRAGIDTVALWASVPHYVSQPPSPKATLALLRRVEDLLDLTVELGELPEEARAWEHGVNELAEQDSEVAEYVRALEDQKDAAELPEASGEAIAHEFERYLRGRDIG, encoded by the coding sequence GTGGTCGAGTTCGAGAACGTGCCCGAGCTGGTCGACCCGGTCCTGGTCGCCGCCTTTGAGGGCTGGAACGACGCCGGGGAAGCGGCCAGCGGAGTCATCAGGCACCTGGAGGCCGCCTGGCAGGCTGCCCCGGTGGCGGAGCTGGACCCGGAAGACTACTACGACTTCCAGGTCACCCGGCCGACGATCGAGCTGACCGACGAAGGGGTGCGCAGCATCACCTGGCCCACCACCCGGATCCTGTGGGCGCGCCCGGAGGGCTCGCCGCGGGACGTGGTGCTGATCCGCGGCATCGAGCCCAACTTCCGCTGGCGGTCGTTCTGCGCGGAGCTGCTGGAGGTGCTCCAGCGGCTGGGCGTGCGGGCGGCGGTGCTGCTGGGCGCGCTGCTGGCCGACTCGCCGCACACCCGGCCGGTCCCGGTCAGCGGCAGCGCCTCCGGCGCGACCGTGGCCGAGCAGCTGAATCTGGAGCCCAGCCGCTACGAGCCCAGCAGCTACGAGGGTCCCACCGGGATCCTGGGGGTGCTGCAGGACGCGCTCGGCAGGGCCGGCATCGACACGGTGGCGCTGTGGGCGTCGGTGCCGCACTACGTCTCCCAGCCTCCCTCCCCCAAGGCGACGCTGGCGCTGCTGCGCCGGGTGGAGGACCTGCTGGACCTGACCGTGGAGCTGGGCGAGCTGCCCGAGGAGGCGCGCGCCTGGGAGCACGGGGTCAACGAGCTGGCCGAGCAGGACAGCGAGGTCGCCGAGTACGTGCGGGCGCTGGAGGACCAAAAGGACGCCGCGGAGCTGCCGGAGGCCAGCGGGGAGGCCATCGCCCACGAGTTCGAGCGTTACCTGCGGGGCCGGGACATCGGCTGA